From Solibacillus isronensis, the proteins below share one genomic window:
- a CDS encoding DUF4030 domain-containing protein gives MKFTDEQFSELEEELKITEKSKNQLKYKILQNINKRKKHNRKRYFWIVVAVCMLFIVTSPFYSPTMARVAERILPISITPSYSNGQYNPDLTSQLAELVEREGYSFNSVGIKPSPYTIEISLILKDSTLKQATENLEPKVTNFLYENGYDQYELIISEGTEAQIPPKSEEDDTYDKVREIVKEVFSAYGYAKEADYELAGLQETWFSNIVLIDMPDHVDESNEIVKDIEKEIEAQDLNIKDIKVSTFNLKHRQQDNRWGYISSDIYNAMAGKSTYQVTGLSYKVRKGHSYVSIKTDFEQPPSEGIIEKIELAVQDYLALTDTKEVIQGDKYTIQFLLKNGEESFIKIKN, from the coding sequence GTGAAATTTACAGATGAACAATTTAGTGAACTCGAAGAAGAATTAAAGATAACGGAGAAATCCAAAAATCAACTTAAATATAAGATTTTGCAGAATATAAATAAACGTAAAAAGCATAATAGAAAACGGTATTTTTGGATTGTTGTTGCGGTTTGTATGCTATTTATCGTTACTTCACCGTTTTATTCACCCACAATGGCGAGGGTAGCGGAGAGAATATTACCAATTTCTATTACTCCAAGTTATTCAAATGGTCAGTATAATCCAGATTTAACATCCCAACTTGCAGAATTAGTTGAAAGGGAAGGATACTCTTTTAATTCAGTAGGAATCAAGCCATCGCCATATACGATAGAAATATCGCTTATATTGAAAGATTCTACATTGAAGCAGGCAACAGAAAATCTCGAACCAAAGGTAACAAATTTTCTATATGAAAATGGTTATGACCAGTATGAATTAATAATTTCTGAAGGAACTGAAGCACAAATTCCTCCAAAGTCTGAAGAGGATGACACATACGATAAAGTACGTGAGATAGTGAAAGAAGTATTCTCAGCCTATGGATATGCCAAGGAAGCAGATTATGAATTAGCTGGGTTACAAGAAACATGGTTTTCCAATATTGTTTTAATTGATATGCCTGACCATGTCGATGAGTCCAATGAAATTGTTAAGGATATCGAAAAAGAAATAGAAGCACAGGATTTAAATATTAAGGATATTAAAGTAAGTACTTTTAATTTAAAACATCGCCAACAAGATAACCGTTGGGGTTATATTTCATCTGATATATATAATGCAATGGCTGGGAAATCCACTTATCAAGTGACTGGGCTCTCCTATAAGGTAAGGAAAGGACACTCCTATGTTTCAATCAAAACGGATTTTGAACAACCACCTTCGGAAGGAATAATAGAAAAAATTGAATTAGCTGTACAAGATTACTTAGCTTTAACGGATACGAAAGAGGTAATACAAGGTGACAAATATACGATTCAATTCCTATTAAAGAATGGAGAGGAATCGTTTATTAAAATAAAAAACTAA
- a CDS encoding MarR family winged helix-turn-helix transcriptional regulator: MIQDINKYFTDIYFNLHPAQEEVISHQSVRILQMVQKQQYVVIRDIAEQLSISHNTASEHVKKLVSNGWLYKERSNEDQRKVYLHLTELGSEILKKNTELDENKLQVALSRLSTNEREKIVEAFRLLSEVSK; this comes from the coding sequence GTGATTCAAGATATAAACAAATACTTTACTGACATTTATTTCAATTTACATCCCGCACAAGAAGAAGTGATTTCGCATCAAAGTGTCCGCATTTTACAAATGGTTCAGAAACAGCAATATGTCGTGATTCGTGACATTGCTGAGCAATTATCAATTTCACACAATACAGCATCAGAACATGTGAAAAAATTAGTGAGTAATGGGTGGTTGTATAAAGAGAGGTCGAATGAAGATCAACGAAAGGTGTATTTACATTTAACAGAATTAGGTTCAGAAATATTAAAAAAGAATACAGAATTAGATGAAAATAAATTGCAAGTCGCACTTAGCCGATTATCGACTAATGAAAGAGAAAAGATTGTTGAAGCATTTCGACTTTTAAGTGAGGTATCAAAATAA
- a CDS encoding DUF3147 family protein, which translates to MYLLIKIISSAAIIGIVTELARRYPIYGGIIAALPLISILSIIWLTVQGETTQNINKFTLGVLAGFPATMVMLFVIYFALKQSVHLTLAISLGVVAWGIFLVAQKYIMAAFIS; encoded by the coding sequence ATGTATTTGCTAATAAAAATTATAAGTTCGGCTGCCATTATTGGTATCGTAACGGAATTGGCAAGACGATATCCTATTTATGGTGGCATTATAGCTGCCCTACCTTTAATTAGCATATTAAGTATCATTTGGTTAACGGTTCAAGGGGAAACTACTCAAAACATCAACAAATTTACACTGGGCGTTCTAGCAGGATTTCCAGCAACAATGGTAATGTTATTTGTGATTTATTTCGCTTTGAAACAATCTGTTCATTTAACGCTAGCAATTTCACTAGGAGTAGTTGCTTGGGGAATATTTTTAGTAGCTCAAAAATATATAATGGCAGCATTTATTTCGTAA
- a CDS encoding NUDIX hydrolase, with amino-acid sequence MKVQFYDIGSVNEEDLKFVVISAIYKDQWIYVRHKDRKSWEIPGGHKEPGEPIIETAKRELFEETGCEKVDLVAICDYSMDDSVSMIFGRLYFTKVKEMGQLPISEIDEVKLFDNLPNNLTYLEIQPKLFEKTLTFLEDVCH; translated from the coding sequence ATGAAAGTTCAATTTTATGATATAGGTTCAGTAAATGAAGAGGATTTAAAATTTGTAGTTATAAGTGCTATTTATAAGGATCAATGGATATATGTAAGACATAAAGATCGAAAGTCCTGGGAAATTCCCGGCGGACATAAAGAACCTGGAGAACCAATTATTGAAACTGCTAAAAGAGAGTTATTTGAAGAGACAGGATGTGAAAAAGTTGATTTAGTTGCAATTTGCGACTATTCAATGGATGATTCTGTTAGTATGATTTTTGGAAGGTTATACTTTACTAAGGTAAAGGAAATGGGCCAATTGCCAATATCAGAAATTGATGAAGTGAAATTATTCGATAATCTCCCTAATAACCTTACTTATTTAGAGATTCAACCAAAATTATTTGAAAAGACACTTACCTTCCTTGAAGATGTTTGCCATTAA
- a CDS encoding CGNR zinc finger domain-containing protein: MEATNKFPLLSGNISLDLVNTEVVRWGQRYDLFANNEDIQDWLYIVKKDNLFWNEQLFNKIKKRSSQVASNILEFRNILREEFEAIANQHPISSDFISFLEKKIEKAPFTYKLIEQNLIPFPIGEIEDILVSLIAFDVLTLLEENKLTYLKRCSNSECVLLFIDLSGRRKWCSMKICGNRKKVARFQHRKEECD, translated from the coding sequence ATGGAAGCAACAAATAAATTCCCACTGTTATCTGGAAATATATCATTAGATCTAGTAAATACTGAGGTAGTAAGATGGGGACAAAGATATGATTTATTTGCGAATAATGAAGATATACAGGATTGGCTCTATATAGTAAAAAAAGATAATTTGTTTTGGAATGAACAACTTTTTAATAAAATTAAGAAGCGTTCAAGCCAAGTAGCATCAAATATTTTAGAATTTCGAAATATTTTAAGGGAAGAATTTGAAGCTATTGCAAACCAACATCCCATTTCAAGTGATTTTATCTCTTTTTTAGAAAAGAAAATTGAAAAAGCACCATTTACATATAAACTGATAGAGCAAAATTTGATTCCTTTTCCGATTGGCGAGATTGAGGATATACTTGTATCATTGATTGCTTTTGATGTATTAACTTTACTCGAAGAAAACAAGCTTACTTATCTCAAAAGATGCTCTAATTCTGAATGTGTTCTTTTGTTTATAGATTTAAGTGGAAGACGAAAATGGTGTTCCATGAAAATATGTGGAAATCGGAAAAAAGTGGCAAGATTTCAACATCGAAAAGAAGAATGTGACTAA